The Paraburkholderia largidicola DNA segment CAGCTTGCCGCCCCACAAACGCTTGATCTCGGCGATGTCGTCCCAACTGAGCGTCGGGTCGAATTGCGAAGCGACCCATTTGCTGATCGCAATCACATCGTTACCGCCTTTGATATGCCCGGCGAGGTTGCCGAAGGTCTTCGCACCGGACAGGGCGCGCAGCATCCAACCCGGCTTCGACGCAAAGTCGAGAATGTTGCTCATCGTCAGGCGCGGCGGAACGGTCATACCGTTCTTGATGTCCTTGTGCCGTTGACCATTGATCTGCAAGTCCAGTGTGACGACCAGCGCCGAGCATCCCGCCAGCTTCGCGCGCTCGATGAGCGACGCGTTGAAGCCACGGTCGCGCATCACGTAAAGCTGGAACCAGAATGGCGCGGTCGTGTTGCGCGCGACCTCTTCGATCGAACAGATGCTGACCGTGGACAGCGTGAACGGCACACCAAAGCGCTCCGCCGCGCGCGCACCAAGCACTTCGCCGTTGGCCCATTGCATGCCGGCGAGACCGGTCGGCGCAATCGCGACTGGCATCGCGACCGGCTGGCCGATCATCGTGCTGGCGGTACTGCGGCGCTCGACATTGACCGCAACGCGCTGCTGCAACTTCAGGTGCTGGAATGCAGCGGTGTTGTCACGGTACGTGGACTCCGAATACGAACCGCTGTCGACATAATCGTAGAACGCCTTGGGCACGCGCCTTTTTGCAAGCAGGCGCAAATCTTCAACGCAGGTGATGTGCGGCATGTGAATTCCGGATACTGGCAATGAACGAAATCGGCCCGAACGCACGCATCATTCGGCGTGGTGAGCCGAAGCGAGCGTCGCGGAGGGAAGACCCTGCGAGCTTTCCTCGACCACGATGGGACGACGCACCATCAAAAGATAAGCAAACGCGGAGAACAGCGCGACAACGGCGCTGACAATCAGGGCATTCACGAAAGAATGCGTGCGATCCACCACGACGCCCGTGATGACGGGCGCAGCCGACCCCGCGAGAAAGCCGCCAAAGTTCTGAATGCCGCCCAGCGACGCGACAACATGCCTCGGCGCCGCGATGCTGACGAGCGACCAGGCGCCGCCGGAAGCCAGGTTGATGAAGAACATGGCGAGCGAGATGTAGACGATCGCGAGCCAGGCGGAAGGCGTCAACGCAGCCGGAACCGTAAACACGGCAGCACCAACCAGCCCGACAATAATCGGCCACTTGCGGCTGGTGATCGGCGCCATGCCCCGACGATAAAGCTTGTCGGCGATATAGCCGCTGCCCAGCATACCGATCGTCCCCACGAAGTACGGAATCGACACGACCCAGCCAGTGCGCGCAACGCTCATGCCGCGCTCGTGTTCGAGGTACGCAGGCAGCCAGGTCAGATACAGCCACACCATGTAGATCACGCCCATGAATCCGAACAGCATGCCCCACGTCGTGCGCTGGCTGAACAGATTGCGCCACTGCACGCCGCTGAGCGGCTTCGCATTTGCCTGTCCGGCGCTGTCCTGATCCAGGTATGCGTCTTCTTCGCGCGTCAGCTGGACGTCGTTACGATTGCGGTACGCGACATACCAGCCAAGCGCAACCAGCACGCC contains these protein-coding regions:
- a CDS encoding alpha-hydroxy acid oxidase → MPHITCVEDLRLLAKRRVPKAFYDYVDSGSYSESTYRDNTAAFQHLKLQQRVAVNVERRSTASTMIGQPVAMPVAIAPTGLAGMQWANGEVLGARAAERFGVPFTLSTVSICSIEEVARNTTAPFWFQLYVMRDRGFNASLIERAKLAGCSALVVTLDLQINGQRHKDIKNGMTVPPRLTMSNILDFASKPGWMLRALSGAKTFGNLAGHIKGGNDVIAISKWVASQFDPTLSWDDIAEIKRLWGGKLILKGILNAEDARIAASVGADAIVVSNHGGRQLDGAPSTVDALPAIVDATGDAVEVWMDGGIRSGQDVMKALASGAKGTMVGRAFMYALGAMGEAGVERMLQILHSELDVSMALCGVREVSEIGPHTLFQRASNRPATTHARESFEHAIPEMI
- a CDS encoding MFS transporter, which produces MQASKKLRRIQRISILFLTLAGCINYLDRSALSVANSMIRGEMGLTASQMGLLLSAFSLAYAFCQLPVGVLLDRLGARLMLGAGMLAWSIAQLCAGFVGNIQQFFVARVCLGIGEAPQFPAGAKVIGEWFAVRDRGTPTGIFVASSTIGPALAPPILTGLMLALGWRNMFIATGVLGVLVALGWYVAYRNRNDVQLTREEDAYLDQDSAGQANAKPLSGVQWRNLFSQRTTWGMLFGFMGVIYMVWLYLTWLPAYLEHERGMSVARTGWVVSIPYFVGTIGMLGSGYIADKLYRRGMAPITSRKWPIIVGLVGAAVFTVPAALTPSAWLAIVYISLAMFFINLASGGAWSLVSIAAPRHVVASLGGIQNFGGFLAGSAAPVITGVVVDRTHSFVNALIVSAVVALFSAFAYLLMVRRPIVVEESSQGLPSATLASAHHAE